The following proteins are co-located in the Echinicola sp. 20G genome:
- a CDS encoding M48 family metallopeptidase — translation MSAEGLKYLMIGLIVAGFFFDKWTSWLNVNQKVPIVPRTLVSHLDQEKLKESKAYQKTNYRFSLLTGLLSFLVTLVLIFWGIFGALDTWVSGWVENPIWQSLIFFGLLFIASDLLSLPFDYYHTFKIEEDFGFNKTTNKTFVLDKLKGYALGIVLGGGLLALLLWLIDQLGTSFWLYFWAVAAFFMVLLNMFYTSWILPLFNKLTPLGEGELKESIMAYSHSVDFSLENVFVIDGSTRSTKANAFFSGIGKQKKVVLYDTLINQHTTEELVAVLAHEIGHYKKKHILQSMVLSVLQVGVMLFVLSLFVNSGAISQALGGERVAVHLNLIGFVLLFSPISTFLGIGINILSRKNEFEADRYAKETYAGEPLASALKTLSVKTLTQINPHPLHVFVNYSHPPLMARLEKLELS, via the coding sequence ATGAGCGCAGAAGGATTGAAATACCTGATGATCGGCTTGATAGTGGCCGGTTTCTTTTTTGATAAGTGGACAAGTTGGTTGAATGTAAACCAAAAGGTGCCCATTGTTCCAAGAACACTTGTCAGTCATCTGGACCAAGAGAAATTAAAAGAATCAAAAGCTTATCAAAAGACAAATTATCGTTTCAGCCTGCTTACAGGCTTACTTTCATTTTTGGTGACCTTGGTCTTAATTTTTTGGGGGATTTTTGGCGCTTTGGATACTTGGGTAAGTGGTTGGGTGGAAAACCCCATATGGCAATCTTTGATTTTCTTTGGTTTGCTTTTTATTGCATCAGACCTATTGTCACTGCCTTTTGACTACTATCATACATTTAAGATTGAAGAGGATTTTGGTTTTAATAAAACTACCAATAAGACTTTTGTGCTGGACAAGTTGAAGGGCTATGCGCTTGGGATTGTTCTTGGTGGAGGGTTGTTGGCCTTGTTGCTTTGGTTGATCGATCAGTTGGGGACATCATTTTGGCTCTATTTCTGGGCCGTGGCTGCCTTTTTTATGGTGCTGCTGAATATGTTTTATACTTCATGGATTTTACCTCTTTTCAATAAGTTGACCCCTTTGGGAGAAGGTGAACTAAAAGAAAGTATCATGGCTTATTCCCATTCGGTGGACTTTTCTTTGGAGAATGTTTTTGTCATTGATGGTAGTACTCGGTCAACGAAAGCCAATGCTTTCTTCTCAGGAATTGGAAAACAAAAGAAAGTTGTACTGTATGACACTTTGATCAATCAGCATACGACAGAAGAATTGGTGGCGGTATTGGCGCATGAAATTGGCCATTATAAGAAAAAGCACATCCTTCAAAGCATGGTGCTGAGTGTCCTTCAAGTAGGTGTGATGCTGTTTGTTTTGTCTTTGTTTGTGAACAGCGGAGCAATCAGTCAAGCACTGGGAGGTGAAAGGGTAGCAGTGCATCTCAACCTGATAGGATTTGTATTGCTGTTTTCTCCCATATCAACCTTTTTGGGAATTGGGATAAATATATTAAGTAGAAAGAATGAGTTTGAAGCAGACCGCTATGCCAAAGAGACTTACGCTGGAGAACCGTTAGCCAGTGCGCTCAAAACCCTTTCTGTCAAAACCTTGACACAGATTAATCCTCACCCATTGCATGTATTTGTGAATTACTCCCACCCGCCGTTAATGGCCAGGTTGGAGAAGCTTGAGTTATCCTGA
- a CDS encoding type IX secretion system membrane protein PorP/SprF: MFRSYIYLVFCALALTFSTGNSFGQDPQYSQYYAAPLYLNPAFAGSDLQTRIGANYRSQWPGLDAQFNTFSVYADTFLEQYNSGFGLMIMNDVEGAADLRSLTISGIYSYELRIGESVYFRPGFQASYIRRDIGYYENLVFANQINPEDPFGPILPGNTDLSGLGEPVNMLSLSFGGLLFTENLWFGASVHHINQPNQSFLEDESLLPRKYSAHAGYRISLGHGAMKRDFTHTYRQRYFVPTLNYKRQGPFEQLDMGAYLYAEPLIVGLWYRGLPYKPLNSESNRDALVMLLGVSLPTGLDIGYSFDYTVSQLGIQSGGAHEISISYRFPDRNPGAPRLRETLLPCPKF; the protein is encoded by the coding sequence TTGTTTAGGTCTTATATATATTTAGTTTTTTGCGCTTTAGCATTAACGTTCTCTACTGGCAATAGTTTTGGACAAGATCCTCAATATAGTCAGTACTATGCAGCGCCACTATATTTAAACCCGGCTTTTGCGGGTTCAGATTTACAAACACGTATCGGGGCTAACTATCGAAGCCAATGGCCCGGATTGGATGCCCAGTTCAATACTTTTTCCGTATATGCGGATACCTTTCTTGAACAATACAACAGCGGCTTTGGTCTTATGATTATGAACGATGTGGAGGGGGCTGCGGATTTGAGGTCTTTGACTATTTCTGGAATTTACTCTTATGAATTGAGGATTGGCGAATCAGTCTACTTCCGCCCGGGATTTCAAGCAAGTTATATTCGTCGGGATATTGGTTATTATGAAAACCTCGTTTTTGCAAATCAAATCAATCCTGAAGATCCTTTTGGGCCTATTTTACCGGGAAATACAGACTTGTCCGGCTTGGGAGAACCTGTGAATATGCTGTCTCTATCATTTGGTGGTTTGCTCTTTACAGAAAACCTTTGGTTTGGTGCATCTGTCCATCATATCAATCAACCCAATCAATCGTTTTTGGAGGATGAAAGTTTACTGCCTAGAAAATATTCGGCACATGCCGGTTATCGGATTTCATTGGGACATGGAGCCATGAAAAGGGATTTTACCCATACCTATAGACAAAGGTATTTTGTGCCTACCCTAAACTACAAAAGACAAGGACCATTTGAACAATTGGACATGGGAGCTTACTTGTATGCGGAGCCTCTTATTGTTGGATTATGGTATAGAGGACTTCCTTATAAGCCCCTAAACAGTGAAAGTAATCGGGATGCTTTGGTTATGCTACTGGGTGTCAGCCTTCCAACTGGACTTGATATTGGCTATAGTTTTGATTATACGGTGTCTCAGTTAGGAATTCAGTCAGGTGGAGCGCATGAAATCAGTATTTCCTACCGATTTCCAGACCGTAACCCTGGAGCGCCACGATTGCGAGAGACCTTGCTGCCTTGTCCCAAATTTTAG
- a CDS encoding gliding motility-associated C-terminal domain-containing protein — MKRTPIYINFRLIYIFFLIFLCPSIYNITHAQGYNNNEWIFGYCGPGTENNYISFGKGGSPNVNTLPGNVVVGQNNNAIAINPITGEPLFYTNGELVYNYLNEPIQGAPNGINGNFDGSQTVAISPLNYDPEGEQTFYTFYISPSGQLQYAVMDMNAQGAAPANSPPAGEVTSLDQNIGTASGAIAVVKTPDSPSYLISYENGQLVSREITDIEGDFIETDNTSLPITPGRIIFDEATGTLILIPENPEDAIYISNFDTGSGTFTTPAPIAESPGIVSNTHGGATVSPDGNYIIYSQGDNILRVPINDLNAPAEQLPVPPSSLEPVQQIHDIKVGPDGQLYYIYQEPNNDAFYVGTIENPDEEEITEVIVDANPFDGTDFCGGIFPSFAPNADIDVNVDFTWSPTMPCMNNPLQLTSTLTPPNIPIESYEWEISPPPVDEDGEEIEMDLTEEHLLIPAAATGEQNITVTLTVTLADGSTETVSYPITFTENNLQASFTPSDTTTCLQCLDLNEMLEVQSSEEGQGGGSGGGGGGIGIPGTGGGQGGGGSGSTYEYFWSNKKEDGWIPEGANEVCEPGTYWVLAREPGSTCYVYAETTIKMWDPVANEKVNDQTNNIWYFGNGAGLDFNPDPDNPDGPLPRPVEDPGFTWDIPAGTTTISDQAGQVLFYTDGQTVWDLNGNVMQDGDDIGGDNSSAQSVIAVKVPQEQTLYYLFTTESSDGGSNTVKFSLVDIKGENQQGVGSVVSSDNFLFSPGTEQSAAIASGDTTWVMFHELGNNTFRAYPVTSEGVGQSVNSSVGTDHGFSSGVGSMKFSPDGEKLAVTIVDESGCSVVDVFDFDESTGELTEYATFDLGCDDEVYGLEFGSDSNKVFVSYKNGKGIEEFPISGTEIDEDDGSTSTCPDCFQSASTQDEIEQCILANRSVLSGSTGGTLGALQMGPDGQIYVSVVGAPQVGQIQPGADCNNSTYNPQGPVTNGTNNLGLPSYVQNSGSNVPDPEISGPERLCLIEGEALAEFEGAGEPDIDFYNWVITDSDGLEVFTYAGEGDDFQLMEYAFDSAGLYTVSLDVERCGNPEYYRGSMEIEIVAPPELTLQDDITLCSGNTVTLTAIDGYDPNEGLYNFEWINSAGEILGDSTSNSIDVTEESIYTVTVNHVIPADADSTFQSCPATASVFVGPAFDFEVNQDAESSCYEENYIIFAPDTPVSGEWSYQLQGSNDTPTILGEGYEWEVNVEELPGPGTYDIIFRADDPILPGCVVEKRVELLVSPLPELTTNVISTATDCATPDGSFEFTMLSDADTVTVVETGEVFLDVTEGQTIGPIADLLPGIYTITAVNGGCSFTETVSIDNKNPPAGFSYTISVSPESCGPTGVENGSISIVLQGTPNTGSYVITREDDGEQFTGTINGEANVSLEDGTYAVEVSDAAGCAVPDPQNYIIENQGLVAFSVPSNAIACEVFYFAPEPANGVNYTITGPNGSILTPQPNDLYVMDQEGVYTIVGEDPNGVECPRTREMNLTLTNQVEYELADPIFDCENGVRYLAELGANFNEEDYNFLWRNTIGEIIGRGTSFVPNNPGDYSLDVQPKVGAGCPRPPIEFTVEPFTNRVPVELVLDAGICSNNPTGTIQAVFTAPENSNIETAWFTVDEDGINIRLPEFDGMTSIPVTQEGTYRVRLINESYGQLCSVGTDRIDVLSSDAVSPVLQPSYTICAVEGVTETLDSLGNWEEYEWWLEDELISTESTFTPTLPGNYTLFVTDEASCSFAVSFEIIEDCALQITTPNALIPGDESRNFIVYVNDFVDEISVLIYNRWGELIYHCIEENVPENSPFCQWDGLVNGKKVPVGTYPVIIKFKSRDQALEQTIKKAIVVIE, encoded by the coding sequence ATGAAAAGGACTCCTATTTACATAAATTTCAGATTGATTTATATTTTTTTCCTGATATTTTTGTGCCCTTCCATTTACAACATAACTCACGCTCAGGGCTATAACAATAACGAATGGATTTTTGGTTACTGTGGACCTGGCACCGAAAATAACTACATTTCTTTCGGTAAAGGTGGCTCACCCAATGTAAATACCCTTCCCGGCAATGTGGTGGTCGGCCAAAACAATAATGCGATCGCTATCAACCCTATTACTGGAGAACCACTGTTTTACACCAACGGAGAACTGGTTTATAATTACCTCAACGAACCCATACAAGGAGCCCCTAATGGTATCAATGGGAATTTTGATGGCAGTCAGACAGTGGCTATTTCTCCACTTAACTATGACCCAGAGGGAGAACAAACTTTTTACACCTTTTACATCAGTCCAAGTGGACAATTGCAATACGCTGTCATGGACATGAATGCCCAAGGTGCCGCTCCTGCCAACTCACCACCAGCTGGAGAAGTAACCAGCCTTGATCAAAACATTGGAACAGCTTCAGGTGCTATCGCAGTAGTCAAAACACCAGACTCCCCAAGCTATCTGATCAGCTATGAAAACGGGCAGCTGGTATCTCGTGAAATCACGGATATTGAGGGTGATTTTATTGAAACGGACAATACAAGCCTTCCTATCACGCCAGGAAGAATCATTTTTGATGAAGCCACAGGTACCCTGATCCTGATTCCTGAAAATCCTGAAGATGCTATTTACATTTCCAATTTTGATACAGGATCTGGAACATTTACTACGCCAGCGCCTATTGCAGAATCACCAGGTATTGTTTCTAATACACACGGTGGTGCAACTGTCTCCCCTGACGGGAATTATATTATTTATTCTCAAGGTGACAATATACTAAGGGTTCCCATCAATGACTTAAATGCACCAGCAGAGCAACTACCTGTCCCTCCAAGTTCATTGGAGCCTGTCCAGCAAATTCATGATATCAAGGTAGGACCTGATGGACAATTATATTATATCTACCAAGAGCCCAATAACGACGCCTTTTATGTGGGCACCATAGAAAACCCTGACGAAGAAGAAATAACCGAGGTTATCGTTGACGCTAACCCTTTTGATGGCACAGATTTCTGTGGTGGTATTTTTCCTTCATTTGCACCCAACGCAGATATAGATGTCAATGTGGATTTCACTTGGTCTCCAACAATGCCATGTATGAACAACCCTCTTCAGTTGACTTCTACTTTGACTCCACCGAATATCCCAATTGAGTCCTATGAGTGGGAGATCAGTCCTCCCCCTGTGGATGAAGATGGTGAAGAAATTGAAATGGACCTGACAGAGGAGCACTTACTGATTCCTGCTGCTGCCACAGGAGAACAAAACATCACTGTAACCTTGACTGTGACCTTGGCAGATGGAAGCACCGAAACAGTTTCCTACCCGATCACTTTTACTGAAAACAACTTACAGGCGAGCTTTACACCCTCTGACACCACCACTTGTTTACAATGTCTGGATCTCAATGAAATGCTGGAAGTGCAATCCAGTGAAGAAGGCCAAGGCGGTGGCTCTGGCGGTGGTGGCGGAGGAATTGGTATTCCAGGCACTGGAGGAGGACAAGGGGGAGGTGGCAGTGGCTCTACCTATGAGTATTTCTGGTCCAATAAAAAAGAAGATGGTTGGATTCCTGAAGGAGCCAATGAAGTCTGCGAGCCAGGCACTTATTGGGTTTTGGCCCGTGAACCTGGTTCTACTTGCTACGTCTATGCAGAAACCACTATCAAAATGTGGGACCCTGTGGCCAATGAAAAAGTCAATGACCAAACCAATAACATATGGTACTTCGGGAATGGAGCTGGGCTGGACTTTAACCCTGACCCAGATAACCCCGACGGTCCTTTGCCAAGACCTGTTGAGGATCCTGGTTTCACCTGGGACATTCCAGCAGGAACCACTACTATTTCTGATCAGGCTGGCCAGGTGCTTTTTTATACCGATGGACAAACCGTATGGGACTTAAATGGCAATGTTATGCAAGATGGGGATGACATTGGAGGAGATAACTCATCCGCTCAAAGTGTCATTGCTGTCAAAGTACCACAGGAACAAACTCTATATTATCTCTTTACCACAGAGTCTTCAGATGGAGGCAGTAATACCGTTAAATTCTCTTTGGTGGACATCAAAGGAGAAAACCAGCAAGGCGTGGGCAGTGTGGTCAGCAGTGATAACTTCCTATTTAGTCCTGGCACAGAACAGTCCGCAGCTATTGCCTCTGGAGACACCACTTGGGTCATGTTCCATGAACTCGGCAACAATACTTTTAGGGCTTACCCAGTCACCTCCGAAGGTGTTGGTCAATCTGTCAACAGCTCAGTAGGAACTGACCACGGTTTTAGCTCAGGAGTAGGTTCCATGAAATTCAGTCCTGACGGGGAAAAGTTAGCCGTAACCATTGTTGATGAAAGTGGATGTAGTGTTGTGGATGTCTTTGACTTTGACGAAAGTACTGGTGAGCTCACAGAATACGCCACTTTCGACTTGGGATGCGATGATGAAGTCTATGGCCTTGAATTTGGCAGTGACAGCAACAAGGTTTTTGTTTCCTATAAAAACGGAAAAGGTATTGAAGAATTCCCGATCAGTGGTACTGAAATTGATGAAGACGATGGCAGCACCAGCACCTGCCCTGACTGTTTCCAAAGTGCCAGTACCCAAGACGAAATCGAACAATGTATTCTAGCTAACAGATCAGTACTCTCTGGAAGTACCGGTGGAACGCTTGGAGCCTTACAAATGGGGCCTGATGGACAAATTTACGTCTCTGTCGTAGGTGCTCCACAAGTAGGCCAAATCCAGCCAGGAGCTGACTGCAACAATAGCACCTATAATCCACAGGGTCCCGTCACCAACGGAACCAATAATTTAGGCCTTCCCTCCTATGTTCAAAACTCTGGCAGCAATGTGCCTGACCCTGAAATTTCGGGCCCAGAAAGGCTTTGTTTGATCGAAGGTGAGGCGCTTGCAGAGTTTGAGGGAGCCGGAGAACCAGATATTGATTTTTACAATTGGGTAATCACTGATAGTGACGGACTTGAAGTATTTACTTATGCTGGTGAAGGTGACGATTTCCAGCTAATGGAATATGCATTTGACTCGGCGGGTTTATACACGGTTAGTTTGGATGTGGAAAGATGCGGCAATCCAGAATATTACCGGGGCAGCATGGAAATAGAGATCGTTGCTCCACCTGAACTCACGCTACAAGATGATATCACGCTTTGTAGCGGAAACACAGTTACCTTGACAGCCATTGACGGGTATGACCCCAATGAAGGGTTATACAATTTTGAATGGATAAACTCCGCTGGTGAAATCTTAGGGGACAGCACTTCCAATTCCATTGATGTCACAGAGGAAAGTATTTATACCGTCACGGTTAATCATGTGATTCCTGCGGATGCTGATTCCACTTTCCAATCTTGTCCTGCCACTGCTTCAGTATTTGTTGGTCCAGCATTTGACTTTGAGGTCAATCAGGATGCGGAGTCATCCTGTTATGAAGAGAACTACATCATCTTTGCTCCTGATACACCTGTGAGCGGCGAATGGTCCTACCAGCTACAAGGCAGTAACGATACACCAACAATTTTGGGCGAAGGTTATGAGTGGGAAGTCAATGTAGAAGAACTTCCTGGCCCTGGGACATATGATATTATTTTCCGAGCAGATGACCCTATATTGCCCGGTTGTGTGGTCGAAAAAAGAGTAGAACTACTGGTATCTCCATTGCCAGAACTTACCACCAATGTGATCAGCACCGCAACTGATTGCGCCACTCCAGATGGCAGCTTTGAATTCACCATGCTTTCAGATGCAGACACCGTAACTGTAGTAGAAACAGGTGAAGTATTCTTGGATGTCACCGAAGGACAGACCATTGGACCAATAGCAGACCTTTTGCCAGGCATCTACACCATAACTGCTGTCAATGGAGGCTGCTCATTTACAGAGACTGTAAGCATAGACAATAAAAATCCTCCGGCAGGATTTAGTTATACCATTAGCGTTAGTCCTGAATCTTGTGGACCAACGGGAGTAGAAAATGGCAGCATCAGTATTGTTCTGCAGGGAACTCCTAACACAGGGTCCTATGTCATTACCAGAGAAGACGATGGCGAGCAGTTTACGGGGACTATCAATGGTGAAGCGAATGTTTCTTTGGAAGACGGAACCTATGCAGTGGAAGTTTCAGACGCCGCAGGCTGTGCGGTGCCTGATCCTCAAAATTACATTATCGAAAATCAAGGCTTGGTGGCCTTCAGTGTTCCGAGTAATGCCATTGCTTGTGAAGTGTTTTATTTCGCTCCTGAACCAGCCAATGGAGTCAACTACACCATCACCGGGCCTAACGGAAGTATACTTACCCCACAGCCTAATGATCTATATGTCATGGATCAGGAAGGCGTGTATACGATTGTAGGCGAAGACCCAAATGGTGTTGAATGCCCACGAACACGGGAAATGAACCTGACCCTTACCAATCAGGTTGAATATGAATTGGCGGATCCAATATTTGATTGTGAAAACGGGGTTCGGTATTTGGCTGAACTTGGGGCTAACTTTAATGAAGAAGATTATAATTTCCTTTGGAGGAATACAATAGGCGAAATTATTGGCAGGGGTACTTCTTTTGTTCCGAACAACCCTGGAGATTATTCTTTGGATGTTCAACCCAAGGTAGGTGCAGGTTGTCCTAGACCTCCAATTGAATTCACGGTAGAGCCATTTACCAATAGAGTTCCCGTAGAACTGGTTCTTGACGCCGGCATCTGTTCAAACAATCCAACAGGAACGATTCAAGCTGTGTTTACGGCACCTGAAAACTCCAATATTGAAACGGCATGGTTTACGGTAGACGAAGATGGAATAAATATACGCCTTCCTGAATTTGATGGTATGACCAGCATTCCCGTTACCCAGGAAGGGACTTATAGGGTAAGGCTTATCAACGAGTCCTATGGCCAGCTTTGTAGTGTAGGTACTGACAGAATAGACGTGCTGAGCTCTGATGCTGTCTCCCCTGTCTTACAACCTAGCTACACTATCTGCGCTGTTGAAGGGGTAACGGAAACTTTGGATTCTCTTGGTAATTGGGAGGAGTACGAGTGGTGGCTGGAGGATGAGCTGATCAGTACTGAGTCCACCTTCACCCCAACCTTACCAGGAAATTACACCCTTTTTGTGACAGACGAGGCAAGCTGTAGCTTTGCAGTCAGTTTCGAGATTATTGAGGACTGTGCCCTGCAGATCACTACTCCCAACGCATTGATTCCGGGAGATGAAAGCAGAAACTTCATTGTCTATGTCAATGACTTCGTAGATGAAATCAGTGTCTTGATTTACAACCGTTGGGGAGAGCTCATTTATCACTGTATAGAAGAAAATGTACCAGAGAATTCGCCTTTCTGTCAGTGGGATGGCTTGGTCAATGGGAAAAAAGTCCCTGTAGGAACCTATCCCGTAATAATCAAGTTTAAAAGCCGAGACCAAGCCTTAGAGCAAACCATCAAAAAAGCAATAGTAGTAATAGAATAA
- the yaaA gene encoding peroxide stress protein YaaA — protein MIALISPAKTLDMSTADVPTATQPDFKTDIKALVSLMKKKSASDIQKLMKVSENIAQLNEERYRTFNKDFTLENSKQALLAFKGDVYRSMDVDNYTEDDLVFAQDHLRILSGLYGLLKPMDLIQPYRLEMGISLENKKGKNLYEYWGTKISKAINAAAQGEPIINLASQEYAKAVDKKALKSRIIHVNFKEHRDGKYKVIGIFAKQARGMMADYIIKNRITDPEKIKLFNAEGYEFSAPQSKENEWIFVR, from the coding sequence ATGATCGCATTAATTTCTCCAGCCAAAACGCTGGATATGAGTACAGCTGATGTGCCCACAGCCACTCAGCCAGACTTTAAAACTGACATCAAAGCATTGGTATCATTGATGAAAAAAAAGTCAGCTTCTGATATTCAAAAACTGATGAAAGTGAGTGAAAATATCGCCCAGTTGAATGAAGAAAGATACCGCACTTTCAACAAAGACTTCACGTTGGAAAACTCCAAGCAAGCCCTTTTAGCCTTTAAAGGGGATGTCTACCGAAGCATGGATGTGGATAATTATACAGAGGATGATCTTGTCTTTGCCCAAGATCATTTAAGAATTCTTTCAGGTCTATATGGCCTACTCAAACCAATGGACCTGATCCAACCGTACAGGTTGGAAATGGGCATTAGCCTAGAGAACAAAAAAGGAAAAAACCTTTATGAATATTGGGGCACTAAAATCTCCAAGGCCATCAATGCAGCAGCCCAGGGAGAACCTATCATTAACCTGGCCTCTCAGGAATATGCCAAAGCCGTTGATAAAAAGGCATTGAAGTCCCGCATCATCCATGTCAATTTCAAGGAACACCGAGACGGAAAATATAAGGTAATTGGAATTTTTGCCAAACAGGCTAGAGGGATGATGGCAGACTATATCATCAAAAACAGGATAACTGATCCAGAAAAAATCAAACTGTTCAATGCTGAAGGTTATGAATTTTCTGCGCCCCAAAGTAAAGAAAACGAGTGGATCTTCGTTAGGTAA
- a CDS encoding septal ring lytic transglycosylase RlpA family protein, translating into MKKHLVLWFLIALFFSSCAASKHQSARVEQGMASYYADKFNGRKTASGERYQSGKMTAAHRSLPFGTIVQVKNLKNGKSVKVRINDRGPFIRGRIIDLSKKAARQLDMIQDGVVPVEIRY; encoded by the coding sequence ATGAAAAAACATTTAGTCCTTTGGTTTCTGATTGCTTTATTTTTTAGTTCTTGCGCAGCATCCAAGCACCAATCTGCCCGTGTCGAGCAAGGAATGGCCAGCTACTATGCCGATAAGTTCAATGGCAGAAAAACAGCCAGTGGAGAAAGGTATCAATCCGGTAAAATGACTGCAGCACACCGGAGTTTACCCTTTGGCACTATTGTTCAGGTCAAAAACTTAAAAAATGGGAAATCCGTCAAAGTACGCATCAATGACCGAGGACCATTTATCAGAGGGCGAATTATTGACCTTTCCAAAAAAGCGGCAAGGCAATTGGATATGATCCAAGATGGCGTTGTACCTGTGGAGATAAGGTACTAA
- the pgk gene encoding phosphoglycerate kinase, which translates to MNSRIKSVDNLSFEGKRALVRVDFNVPLDGDLKVTDDTRIQAALPTINKILNDGGSVVLMSHLGRPKTGPEDKFSLKHILLDLEKALDRPVKFAPDCIGAEAKQLATALKGGEVLLLENLRFYPEETKGDKDFAGKLASLGDIYVNDAFGTAHRAHASTAIVAEFFNDKVCGYLMLSELENADKVLENPVRPFTAIMGGAKISDKILIIEKLLDKVDNLIIGGGMSYTFAKAKGGSIGDSLLEADKMELTKELEAKAKEKGVNLYLPVDNITSKEFANDAEQGASKSGEIPDGWMGLDIGVETRKLFSDVIKNSKTILWNGPMGVFEMESFDKGTKAVAEAVVEATEGGSFSLIGGGDSAAAVNKFGFGEKVSFVSTGGGALLEHMEGKVLPGVKALEP; encoded by the coding sequence ATGAACAGTAGGATAAAATCTGTTGACAACCTTAGTTTTGAGGGTAAAAGAGCCCTAGTTAGAGTAGACTTTAATGTGCCTTTGGATGGGGATTTAAAGGTTACTGATGATACCAGAATCCAGGCAGCCCTGCCCACCATCAACAAAATTTTGAATGATGGAGGATCTGTTGTTTTGATGTCGCATTTGGGAAGGCCTAAAACCGGACCTGAAGATAAGTTTTCCCTAAAGCATATTTTGCTTGATTTGGAAAAGGCATTGGACAGACCGGTGAAATTTGCACCTGATTGTATTGGTGCTGAAGCAAAGCAGTTGGCAACAGCTCTTAAGGGTGGAGAAGTTTTGTTACTTGAAAACCTGAGATTTTACCCTGAAGAAACCAAGGGAGATAAAGATTTTGCTGGTAAGCTAGCTTCTTTAGGAGACATCTATGTCAATGATGCTTTTGGAACAGCTCACCGTGCCCATGCTTCCACAGCCATTGTGGCAGAATTCTTTAATGATAAAGTTTGCGGTTACTTGATGCTTTCTGAGTTGGAGAATGCAGATAAGGTATTGGAAAACCCTGTGAGACCTTTCACGGCAATCATGGGAGGAGCGAAGATTTCTGATAAGATTTTGATCATCGAGAAGCTGTTGGATAAGGTGGATAACCTGATTATCGGTGGCGGGATGTCTTATACTTTTGCCAAAGCCAAAGGTGGATCTATTGGTGATTCATTGTTGGAGGCTGATAAGATGGAGTTGACCAAAGAATTGGAAGCCAAAGCCAAGGAAAAAGGAGTGAACCTCTATTTGCCTGTTGATAATATTACATCCAAAGAATTTGCGAATGATGCCGAGCAAGGTGCTTCCAAAAGCGGTGAAATTCCTGATGGATGGATGGGGCTTGATATCGGAGTTGAGACTCGTAAATTGTTCTCTGACGTCATCAAAAACTCCAAGACGATTCTTTGGAATGGACCGATGGGAGTGTTTGAAATGGAAAGTTTCGATAAAGGTACCAAAGCAGTAGCGGAGGCAGTGGTAGAAGCTACTGAAGGAGGATCGTTTAGCTTGATCGGTGGAGGTGACTCTGCTGCAGCCGTAAACAAATTTGGCTTTGGAGAAAAAGTTTCATTTGTTTCTACCGGTGGAGGTGCTTTGCTGGAGCACATGGAAGGAAAAGTGCTTCCTGGTGTTAAAGCATTGGAACCATAA